In a genomic window of Glycine max cultivar Williams 82 chromosome 13, Glycine_max_v4.0, whole genome shotgun sequence:
- the LOC100819339 gene encoding nucleolar and coiled-body phosphoprotein 1 isoform X1, translating to MPATPPSNKGRISTLFAFTPRQVLLSNQTMKHTTDNGTPISEHKVLLHQSIARYLERSGFSKTLKKFLSEAHIEKNDLEGSPVDLEEMCLKYLEICGKDGKSNINDQNEQVAGGHSKNKEEGKSKEKKKKKSKLVSESLATNVEDNHLESVATVEENKVKDGVSTDAKVINGSEKEKKSKSKMKKKDKQSGQGDVIEQIGDPNETVSKEENIEASNKEMMHEVEKDSKKRKRPISEENGQQVADEETKRQKIENLNESKEQTNGNLEKGGEKSSVQGSLKKQQKGSVEKKPVKPAFQRVQVDKIQFTDERLQDNSYWAKDGAENGYGAKAAEILDQVRGRGFRHEKTKKKRGSYRGGQIDLQSHSVKFNYSDED from the exons ATGCCTGCAACTCCACCCAGTAACAAAGGAAGAATCTCTACCCTCTTCGCTTTCACTCCTCGCCAAGTTTTGTTAAGCAACCAAACAATGAAGCACACCACTGACAATGGAACCCCCATCTCGGAACACAAAGTTCTTCTTCACCAATCCATTGCCCGTTACTTGGAACGCAGTGGCTTCTCCAAAACTCTGAAAAAATTTCTCTCCGAAGCGCATATCGAG AAAAACGATTTGGAGGGATCACCAGTTGATCTGGAAGAAATGTGTCTCAAGTATTTAGAAATATG tgGCAAAGATGGGAAGTCAAATATTAATGATCAAAATGAGCAAG TTGCAGGTGGGCACAGCAAAAACAAAGAAGAGGGTAAAtccaaggaaaagaagaaaaagaaaagcaagttAGTTTCTGAATCTCTTGCTACTAATGTGGAAGACAATCATTTAGAGTCAGTAGCTACTGttgaagaaaataaagtaaagGATGGTGTTTCTACAGATGCCAAAGTTATCAATGGTtctgagaaagagaaaaaatccaagtctaaaatgaaaaagaaggacAAGCAAAGTGGTCAAGGTGATGTAATAGAGCAGATTGGAGATCCCAATGAAACTGTTTCGAAGGAAGAGAATATTGAAGCATCAAACAAAGAAATGATGCATGAGGTGGAGAAAGAttctaagaaaagaaaaagaccaaTTTCTGAAGAAAATGGTCAACAGGTTGCAGATGAAGAAACTAAAcgccaaaaaatagaaaatttgaatGAATCTAAGGAACAAACAAATGGGAACCTTGAAAAGGGTGGAGAGAAATCTTCGGTTCAGGGTTCTCtgaagaaacaacaaaaggGATCAGTTGAG AAAAAACCAGTGAAACCCGCATTTCAGCGAGTACAAGTTGACAAGATACAATTTACTGATGAGAGGCTTCAGGATAACTCTTATTGGGCAAAG GATGGTGCTGAGAATGGTTATGGTGCTAAAGCAGCAGAAATTCTTGATCAAGTTAGAGGAAG GGGTTTTCGTcatgagaagaccaagaagaaacGTGGAAGCTATCGGGGAGGACAGATTGATTTACAATCCCACTCTGTAAAGTTTAATTATTCTGATGAGGACTGA
- the LOC100785661 gene encoding caffeoylshikimate esterase — translation MITTNHNVVVGLVHPLPGSHPLTNPFSPFLFLSTNFLSHPIAMAPESEAPPNFWGHTPEEEYYTSQGVRNTKSHFETPNGKIFTQSFLPLNLQPHQVKATVFMTHGYGSDTGWLFQKICINFATWGYAVFAADLLGHGRSDGLQCYLGDMDKIAATSLSFFLHVRNSHPYKNLPAFLFGESMGGLATLLMYFKSEPDTWTGLMFSAPLFVIPEDMKPSRVHLFMYGLLFGLADTWAAMPDNKMVGKAIRDPEKLKVIASNPRRYTGPPRVGTMRELLRVTQYVQDNFSKVTTPFFTAHGTSDGVTCPSSSKLLYEKGSSEDKTLKLYDGMYHSLIQGEPDESANLVLGDMREWIDERVRRYGPNKNSQ, via the coding sequence ATGATCACCACCAACCATAACGTAGTGGTAGGGTTGGTTCACCCACTCCCTGGGTCCCACCCACTCACCAACCCCTTCTCCCCATTTCTATTTCTTTCAACTAACTTTCTCTCTCACCCAATCGCAATGGCACCGGAATCAGAGGCTCCCCCTAACTTCTGGGGCCACACCCCGGAAGAAGAATACTACACCTCCCAAGGCGTTCGCAACACCAAGTCCCACTTCGAAACCCCCAACGGCAAAATCTTCACCCAGTCCTTCCTCCCTCTCAACCTCCAACCCCACCAAGTCAAAGCCACCGTCTTTATGACCCACGGCTACGGCTCCGACACCGGCTGGCTCTTCCAGAAAATCTGCATCAACTTCGCCACCTGGGGCTACGCCGTCTTCGCCGCCGACCTCCTCGGCCACGGCCGCTCCGACGGTCTCCAGTGCTACCTCGGCGACATGGACAAAATCGCCGCCACCTccctctccttcttcctccacgTCCGCAATAGCCACCCCTACAAAAACCTCCCGGCATTCCTCTTCGGCGAGTCCATGGGAGGACTCGCCACGCTCCTCATGTACTTCAAATCGGAACCGGACACGTGGACGGGCCTGATGTTCTCCGCGCCACTCTTCGTGATTCCCGAGGACATGAAACCCAGCAGggtacatttgttcatgtacgGTCTCTTGTTCGGTCTCGCCGACACGTGGGCGGCCATGCCGGATAACAAAATGGTCGGAAAGGCCATCAGGGATCCCGAGAAGTTGAAGGTCATAGCGTCGAACCCGAGGCGCTACACGGGCCCACCCAGGGTGGGGACCATGCGGGAGCTGCTTAGGGTGACACAGTATGTACAGGATAATTTCTCCAAGGTAACGACGCCGTTTTTCACTGCTCACGGAACTTCTGACGGCGTTACCTGCCCTTCCTCGTCCAAGCTGCTGTATGAGAAGGGTTCCAGTGAGGATAAGACGTTGAAGCTCTACGATGGAATGTATCACTCTTTGATTCAGGGAGAGCCCGATGAGTCTGCGAATCTCGTGTTGGGGGACATGAGAGAGTGGATTGATGAGAGGGTTCGACGGTATGGACCTAACAAAAATTCCCAGTGA
- the LOC100814376 gene encoding protein SMAX1-LIKE 4, producing MRSGVCALQQTLTAEAASVLKHSLGLARRRGHAQLTPLHVAATLLSLRGSSLRRACLKSQPHQTSHHPLQCRALELCFNVALNRLQTTPSPLIHTQPSLSNALIAALKRAQAHQRRGCIEHQQQQPLLTIKVELEHLIISILDDPSVSRVMREAGFSSTAVKNNIEDSSPHSVFQCYNSSGGVFSSPCSPSASENNNHRETATNPTNFRHPHHYLTSYASSEFHPSLLFSPPKNNSPVCSITGAASSSKDDVRLVLDILLRKKKKNTVIVGDSLSLTEGLVAELMGRLERSEVPDELKSTHFIKFQISHDSLSCMKRDEVEMKLLELKRKVESIASGGGGGGIFYIGDLKWTVKEASFSEKEEGSPNGEVSGYNPVDHLVSEIGKLFSDCGTSNNAKVWLMATASYQTYMRCQMRQPPLEKQWALQAVPIPSGGLGLSLHAPSVLHSKMIVSHNQSHVPETNPFGNMEQENKLNCCEECASNYEKEAQFLRPDQKKMLPLWLQSHSTEDSKKDELVQLKRKWNRLCHCLHQSKQPQNQWSWNHNSYNSPSSISFANNATHGSTSKLVPRFQRQQLCIIEFNFGNKREATEPVLDSLESMDGKKVKTILALGNGGSGESTVGDITDTTLQQAHICKLLQENVPWQSETVPSIAEALIDSKSAKQNNNITWLLVQGNDTIGKRRLALAIAESVFGSTDVLLHFDMLKRETSIAPFSEMLEGALKTHHQLVILIENVDFADAQFKKFLSDGFEKGKFGNFTEENSSQVIFILTNGGCGSTSNEEQNDNLVMRLLWQVSETKPNSETPSVATRIAEPCLGHKRRAELDLFSNTNSSQGSKKKQFSRQTSFNTLDLNMKADEEDKAGESSPISSDLTGETIADPLNQNGFLDSNVNRFEFNTNPVKDREMAELFLCKFKGSFEEVCGKQCWENLSVDERVIEDVSVGCGYFTNSLFEKWLKDVFQSSLETVNFGGKEGILLRLSWEGKGDRKSDSGFMSSSLPKSIQVNYFIE from the exons ATGCGCTCAGGAGTTTGTGCATTACAGCAGACCCTCACAGCTGAGGCTGCTTCAGTGTTGAAGCACTCTCTGGGGTTGGCTCGGAGGAGGGGCCATGCACAGCTCACTCCTCTGCATGTGGCTGCCACTTTGCTAAGCCTTAGAGGCAGTTCCTTGAGAAGGGCTTGCCTCAAGTCTCAGCCTCACCAAACTTCTCATCATCCTCTTCAATGCAGGGCCCTTGAGTTGTGCTTCAATGTTGCCCTCAACAGGCTCCAAACAACACCTTCTCCTTTGATCCACACTCAGCCTTCTCTCTCCAATGCTCTCATTGCTGCATTGAAGAGAGCTCAGGCTCACCAGAGAAGGGGCTGCATTGAGCACCAGCAGCAACAGCCTCTGCTCACCATCAAGGTTGAGCTGGAACACCTCATCATATCAATCCTTGATGACCCTAGTGTTAGCAGGGTTATGAGAGAGGCTGGCTTCTCCAGCACTGCTGTTAAGAACAACATAGAGGACTCTTCACCTCATTCTGTTTTCCAGTGTTACAATAGTTCTGGTGGTGTGTTCTCTTCTCCTTGTTCACCTTCTGCCAGTGAGAACAACAACCATAGGGAAACAGCCACCAACCCTACCAATTTCAGACACCCTCATCATTACTTAACTTCTTATGCATCTTCTGAGTTCCACCCTTCACTTCTGTTTTCTCCACCAAAGAATAATTCACCAGTGTGTTCCATCACTGGTGCAGCTTCTTCTAGTAAGGATGATGTCAGGCTTGTTCTGGATATCCTcttgaggaagaagaaaaagaacacCGTGATTGTTGGTGACTCACTGTCATTAACTGAAGGCCTTGTGGCAGAGCTAATGGGGAGGCTAGAAAGGTCAGAAGTGCCTGATGAGTTAAAGTCAACCCATTTTATCAAATTCCAAATTTCACATGATTCATTGAGTTGCATGAAGAGAGATGAAGTTGAAATGAAACTCTTGGAACTCAAAAGGAAGGTGGAATCCATTGCTTCAGGAGGAGGAGGGGGTGGCATTTTTTATATTGGAGACCTGAAGTGGACAGTGAAGGAGGCAAGTTTCAGTGAGAAAGAGGAAGGATCCCCAAATGGAGAAGTTTCTGGTTATAACCCTGTTGATCATCTTGTTTCAGAAATAGGGAAGTTATTCTCTGATTGTGGAACCTCAAATAATGCTAAGGTGTGGCTCATGGCCACTGCTAGCTATCAAACATACATGAGGTGTCAAATGAGGCAACCCCCTCTTGAGAAGCAATGGGCTCTTCAGGCTGTTCCTATTCCATCAGGTGGACTTGGCTTGAGTCTTCATGCTCCCAG TGTCCTTCATTCAAAGATGATTGTCTCGCATAACCAATCTCATGTGCCGGAAACAAATCCCTTTGGTAACATGGAGCAGGAGAATAAGCTCAATTGTTGTGAGGAATGTGCCTCCAATTATGAAAAAGAAGCCCAATTTCTCAGGCCCGACCAAAAGAAAATGTTGCCTCTCTGGCTTCAGTCTCATAGCacagaagactctaagaag GATGAATTAGtccaattgaaaagaaaatggaatAGACTATGCCACTGTCTCCACCAAAGCAAACAGCCTCAGAACCAATGGAGCTGGAACCACAACAGTTATAATTCACCAAGCTCTATATCCTTTGCCAACAATGCCACACATGGCTCCACTTCCAAACTTGTCCCTCGATTCCAGCGCCAACAATTATGCATCATTGAGTTCAATTTCGGCAACAAAAGGGAAGCAACAGAGCCAGTCTTGGATTCCCTTGAGAGCATGGACGGTAAAAAAGTAAAGACTATTCTTGCTCTTGGCAATGGTGGTTCAGGTGAGTCGACGGTGGGGGATATAACTGATACAACACTGCAACAAGCTCATATTTGTAAACTATTGCAGGAGAATGTACCATGGCAGTCTGAGACTGTTCCTTCAATAGCAGAAGCCTTGATTGATTCCAAATCAGCAAAGCAAAATAACAATATTACTTGGTTACTTGTGCAAGGCAATGACACCATTGGGAAAAGAAGGTTGGCACTTGCAATTGCAGAATCAGTTTTTGGCTCAACTGATGTACTCCTTCACTTTGACATGCTAAAGAGAGAGACTTCAATAGCCCCATTTTCTGAAATGCTGGAAGGAGCACTGAAGACACACCACCAGCTTGTGATTCTAATAGAAAATGTTGACTTTGCTGATGCCCAGTTCAAGAAATTCCTCTCAGATGGATTTGAAAAGGGAAAGTTTGGAAATTTCACAGAAGAGAACTCAAGCCAAGTAATATTCATATTGACAAATGGTGGATGTGGATCCACTAGCAATGAAGAGCAGAATGATAACTTGGTTATGAGGTTGTTGTGGCAGGTCAGTGAAACCAAGCCTAACTCAGAGACGCCATCTGTGGCAACCAGGATCGCGGAGCCTTGTTTAGGCCACAAGAGAAGAGCTGAACTTGATTTGTTTTCTAACACCAACAGTTCTCAAGGGAGCAAGAAGAAACAGTTTTCAAGACAAACAAGCTTTAACACTCTTGATCTGAACATGAAAGCTGATGAAGAGGATAAAGCAGGAGAGAGTAGCCCCATTTCAAGTGATTTGACTGGAGAAACTATAGCTGATCCGTTGAACCAAAATGGGTTTCTTGACTCAAATGTGAACCGGTTTGAGTTTAACACAAATCCAGTTAAGGACAGAGAGATGGCAGAGTTGTTTCTGTGTAAGTTCAAAGGGTCTTTTGAGGAGGTTTGTGGGAAGCAATGTTGGGAGAATTTAAGTGTAGATGAGAGGGTGATTGAGGATGTGAGTGTTGGGTGTGGTTATTTTACCAACAGCTTGTTTGAGAAATGGCTGAAAGACGTTTTTCAAAGCAGTTTAGAAACAGTTAACTTTGGAGGGAAGGAGGGTATACTTTTAAGACTTTCTTGGGAGGGTAAAGGAGATAGAAAATCGGATAGTGGGTTCATGAGTTCTTCTCTGCCCAAGAGTATCCAAGTTAATTACTTCATAGAGTGA
- the LOC100819339 gene encoding nucleolar and coiled-body phosphoprotein 1 isoform X2 yields the protein MPATPPSNKGRISTLFAFTPRQVLLSNQTMKHTTDNGTPISEHKVLLHQSIARYLERSGFSKTLKKFLSEAHIEKNDLEGSPVDLEEMCLKYLEICGKDGKSNINDQNEQGGHSKNKEEGKSKEKKKKKSKLVSESLATNVEDNHLESVATVEENKVKDGVSTDAKVINGSEKEKKSKSKMKKKDKQSGQGDVIEQIGDPNETVSKEENIEASNKEMMHEVEKDSKKRKRPISEENGQQVADEETKRQKIENLNESKEQTNGNLEKGGEKSSVQGSLKKQQKGSVEKKPVKPAFQRVQVDKIQFTDERLQDNSYWAKDGAENGYGAKAAEILDQVRGRGFRHEKTKKKRGSYRGGQIDLQSHSVKFNYSDED from the exons ATGCCTGCAACTCCACCCAGTAACAAAGGAAGAATCTCTACCCTCTTCGCTTTCACTCCTCGCCAAGTTTTGTTAAGCAACCAAACAATGAAGCACACCACTGACAATGGAACCCCCATCTCGGAACACAAAGTTCTTCTTCACCAATCCATTGCCCGTTACTTGGAACGCAGTGGCTTCTCCAAAACTCTGAAAAAATTTCTCTCCGAAGCGCATATCGAG AAAAACGATTTGGAGGGATCACCAGTTGATCTGGAAGAAATGTGTCTCAAGTATTTAGAAATATG tgGCAAAGATGGGAAGTCAAATATTAATGATCAAAATGAGCAAG GTGGGCACAGCAAAAACAAAGAAGAGGGTAAAtccaaggaaaagaagaaaaagaaaagcaagttAGTTTCTGAATCTCTTGCTACTAATGTGGAAGACAATCATTTAGAGTCAGTAGCTACTGttgaagaaaataaagtaaagGATGGTGTTTCTACAGATGCCAAAGTTATCAATGGTtctgagaaagagaaaaaatccaagtctaaaatgaaaaagaaggacAAGCAAAGTGGTCAAGGTGATGTAATAGAGCAGATTGGAGATCCCAATGAAACTGTTTCGAAGGAAGAGAATATTGAAGCATCAAACAAAGAAATGATGCATGAGGTGGAGAAAGAttctaagaaaagaaaaagaccaaTTTCTGAAGAAAATGGTCAACAGGTTGCAGATGAAGAAACTAAAcgccaaaaaatagaaaatttgaatGAATCTAAGGAACAAACAAATGGGAACCTTGAAAAGGGTGGAGAGAAATCTTCGGTTCAGGGTTCTCtgaagaaacaacaaaaggGATCAGTTGAG AAAAAACCAGTGAAACCCGCATTTCAGCGAGTACAAGTTGACAAGATACAATTTACTGATGAGAGGCTTCAGGATAACTCTTATTGGGCAAAG GATGGTGCTGAGAATGGTTATGGTGCTAAAGCAGCAGAAATTCTTGATCAAGTTAGAGGAAG GGGTTTTCGTcatgagaagaccaagaagaaacGTGGAAGCTATCGGGGAGGACAGATTGATTTACAATCCCACTCTGTAAAGTTTAATTATTCTGATGAGGACTGA
- the LOC100527565 gene encoding uncharacterized protein, with protein sequence MWFVYVCDEEEKELGRQQAPGSCPYCGAKVEAMDVEIQSRLCFLPLCFKIKRKYFCTHCARRLELYMDY encoded by the coding sequence ATGTGGTTCGTGTACGTGTGCGACGAGGAAGAGAAGGAACTTGGAAGACAACAAGCTCCTGGGTCGTGTCCCTACTGTGGAGCCAAGGTTGAAGCCATGGATGTTGAGATCCAGTCCAGGCTCTGCTTCTTGCCCCTCTGCTTCAAGATCAAGAGAAAGTACTTTTGTACCCACTGCGCTAGGCGCTTAGAGTTGTATATGGATTACTGA